In Apium graveolens cultivar Ventura chromosome 10, ASM990537v1, whole genome shotgun sequence, the following are encoded in one genomic region:
- the LOC141692319 gene encoding piezo-type mechanosensitive ion channel homolog isoform X2: MIRGAVFRTFSINFFTYGFPVILFALSYWSFHFASVCAFGLLAYVGYIIFAFPSLFRLHRLNGLILVFILLWAVSTYIFNVAFTFLDWKLGEDMEIWEMVGLWHYSIPGLFLLAQFCLGILVALNNLVNNSVFHYMSDEGRQTSRDNSTDEVREETEVWIVATIAWGLRKCSRAIMLVLIFLIAVKPGFIHAIYMVFFFKYLLSHSISRRLRQALILLCEIHFTVLYTLQINLISKNLETQSSLSMEILSQLGLIDYDTTWDFVEIALLACFCAIHNHGFEMLFSFSAIIQNTPCRPVGFTILKAGLNKSVLLSVYSSRTSNSIHGNPSNEREIASYLSAISQKILTIYRSFGTYIALMTILVAVYLVNPNYTSFGYLFLLLVWITGRQLVEKTKRRLWFPLKVYSILVFVFIYTLSIFPSVEEWLSSKLDLYSIFGYSPQAPLLQNLWESLAIMIVMQLYSYERRQSKFLVTENQTHVQFGALGFIRRLLIWHSQKLLLAALFYASLSPISAWGFLYLIGLVLCSNLPKASRIPSKLFLVYTGILVTAEYLFQMWGKHAEMFPSQKHYWLSLILGIQAYRPGFWGLEAGLRGKILVIAACTLQYNVFHWLEQIPSSLLDDNTWEEPCPLFVSTEDVLPVVSSSDGDHDPTLSLSHEKRRGWTSSSWPSLHTDLNQSSHDVSYSESGSASNRSAKYTFGYIWGSIKEGHNWNKKRILDLRKERFDIQKTTLKTYLMFWMENMFNLFGLEINMITLLLASFLLLNAVSILYVACLSACVLIGRRVIRKLWPIIVFLFASILVLEYFAIWNHLMSLNPQGPGGTDSHCHDCSRISNTYFHYCTKCWLGLIVDDYRMLISYFAVFMVACFKLRADQFSRFSGSFTYRQMISQRKNAFVWRDLSFETKSMWTFIDYLRLYCYCHLLDLVLALILITGTLEYDMLHLGYLAFAVIFFRMRLTILKKKNKIFRFLRIYNFVVIVLSLAYQSPFLGDYNTGRCETRDYIYEVIGFYKYDYGFRITSRSALVEIVIFLLVSLQSYMFSSPEFDHVFRYLETEQIGAVVREQEKKAAWKTAQLQHIRENEEKKRQRNLQVEKMKSEMLNLQIQLHSMNSAVGCGDISPGSEGLRRRTTFNIVKDAGKPDFEEDLPATQGINTYEDIVYPSEPNESPTSARTESPWAGAFTKHFMGSPVNEITELEADDRVNEHMDLDKEKKKKFQGKDNALSSAVQLIGDGVSQVQTIGNQAVNNLVSFLNIGDEESDLNVPFSAEDGVVKETENQNMKYVSFDRSHSLQSDKSRAFSDTTKLQIGRIFQHLWFQMRSNNDVVCYCCFLLIFLWNFSILSMVYLAALFLYALCINTGPSYIFWVVMLIYTEIYILVQYLYQIIIQHCGYNIQSTLLQEIGFPTEPITSSFVISLLPLFLVYLFTLLQSSITAKDSGWMSWSEFTTLKGSDSYQNDIHLTSSWHSRVYKMVQPAIGMVKMVAKNCTRYVQSLTREAESPPYLVQLSVDVHLWPEDGIQPERIESGLNQLLKMVHDERCREDNPKACPCASRVQVQSIEKSMDDSNVALAVFEVVYANSWRECDPEERFKSLTPAADVAKEILIAQKNGISEQIGFPYSILSVIGGGKREVDLYAYIFGADLSVFFLVAIFYQSVIKNKKEFLDVYQLEDQFPKEFVFMLMIIFFLIVLDRVIYLCSFATGKVIFYLFNLILFTYSVTEYAWQMQPSQESTTGLALRAIYVTKAVSLALQAIQIRYGIPHKSTLYRQFLTSKVSRINYLGYRLYRALPFLYELRCVLDWSCTTTSLTMYDWLKLEDINASLYLVKSDAVLNRSGHKQGEKQTKMTKFCNGICLFFILICVIWAPMLMYSSGNPTNIANPINDASVQFDIKTDGGRLTLYQTTLCEIIPWDKIKNVSNLDPDGYLDAYDDNDIQLICCQADASSLWLVPDVVQKKYVQSLFSNMEIRFSWVLTRDRPKGKELVKFERIVDQFDLPKAWEIEEVFNGSTDSFRTYNLYPRKFRVTGAGDVRPFEQEVDDVSGDLVLNHGNPEWWSFHDVYSPAEKSCGDLTGPMAIIISEETPQGFLGETLSKFSIWGLYITFVLAVGRFIRLQCADLRMRIPYENLPSCDRLIAIVEDLYAARAEGELGVEEVLYWTVVKIYRSPHMLLEYTKPD; the protein is encoded by the exons ATGATACGAGGTGCAGTTTTCCGGACTTTCAGCATCAACTTTTTCACGTATGGTTTCCCG GTCATTCTGTTTGCTCTATCATATTGGAGTTTCCACTTTGCAAGCGTTTGTGCATTTGGATTACTCGCTTATGTCGGATACATCATATTTGCTTTTCCATCGTTGTTCCGTCTACATCGGTTGAATGGGTTGATTCTTGTTTTCATTCTCTTGTGGGCTGTTAGTACATATATCTTCAATGTGGCATTTACATTTCTAGACTGGAAGCTTGGGGAG GATATGGAGATCTGGGAGATGGTTGGGTTATGGCATTACTCGATACCAGGACTTTTTTTACTTGCTCAGTTTTGTCTTGGAATTCTGGTTGCTCTTAATAATCTTGTCAACAACTCTGTTTTCCACTACATGTCTGATGAGGGTAGGCAAACGTCACGTGACAATTCTACTGATGAAG TGAGAGAAGAGACTGAAGTATGGATTGTGGCTACGATTGCCTGGGGACTCCGCAAATGTTCTCGAGCTATCATGCTTGTGCTAATATTTCTCATCGCAGTGAAACCTGGTTTCATCCATGCCATATATA TGGTATTCTTTTTCAAGTATCTTTTGAGTCACAGCATCAGCAGAAGGCTACGCCAAGCCCTAATACTTTTATGTGAGATTCATTTCACAGTGCTGTACACTCTTCAAATTAATCTGATCTCTAAAAATTTGGAAACTCAAAGCTCATTAAGCATGGAAATTCTGTCTCAGTTAG GTCTCATTGACTACGATACCACCTGGGATTTTGTGGAAATAGCTCTGCTGGCATGCTTCTGTGCAATTCATAATCATGGTTTTGAAATGTTGTTTTCATTCTCTGCCATTATACAGAACACACCCTGTCGCCCGGTAGGATTTACTATTCTGAAAGCTGGTTTAAATAAGTCCGTTTTGCTTTCAGTTTATTCCTCTCGGACCAGCAACAGCATTCATGGCAATCCTTCCAATG AGCGAGAGATAGCCTCATACCTCAGTGCTATTAGCCagaaaatattaacaatatatcgATCATTTGGAACCTACATTGCGTTAATGACTATTCTTGTAGCAGTGTACCTGGTGAATCCTAATTACACATCATTTGGTTACCTTTTTCTGCTCCTTGTATGGATTACGGGAAGACAACTTGTTGAGAAGACAAAACGGCGCCTTTGGTTTCCACTCAAAGTATATTCAATTCTGGTGTTTGTCTTTATCTATACATTGAGCATCTTTCCTAGTGTTGAGGAATGGCTCTCGAGTAAATTGGATCTTTATTCAATATTCGGCTATAGCCCCCAAGCTCCATTATTACAGAATTTATGGGAATCTCTAGCAATTATGATTGTGATGCAACTCTATAGCTACGAGAGGAGGCAAAGTAAGTTTCTAGTAACTGAAAATCAAACTCATGTGCAGTTCGGAGCACTTGGCTTTATCAGAAGGCTTCTAATTTGGCACAGCCAAAAGCTATTATTAGCTGCTTTGTTCTATGCATCACTATCTCCAATAAGTGCATGGGGTTTCTTGTATCTTATAGGCCTTGTCCTCTGCTCAAATTTACCAAAAGCTTCCCGTATCCCTTCAAAATTGTTTTTAGTTTACACGGGAATTTTAGTGACAGCTGAATACTTATTTCAAATGTGGGGTAAACATGCTGAGATGTTTCCCAGCCAAAAACATTACTGGCTGTCCTTGATTCTTGGTATACAGGCGTATAGACCTGGTTTTTGGGGTCTGGAAGCTGGTTTGAGAGGCAAAATTCTGGTGATTGCTGCATGTACCCTTCAGTATAATGTCTTTCATTGGTTGGAGCAGATTCCCAGTTCCCTTTTGGATGATAATACATGGGAAGAGCCTTGTCCATTATTTGTTTCAACCGAAGATGTGTTGCCGGTTGTATCAAGTTCTGATGGTGATCATGACCCAACATTAAGTTTAAGTCATGAAAAGAGAAGAGGTTGGACAAGCAGTTCGTGGCCATCACTTCATACTGATTTAAATCAATCATCTCATGATGTCTCCTATAGCGAAAGTGGTTCTGCAAGTAATAGATCTGCAAAATATACGTTTGGATATATCTGGGGAAGTATCAAAGAGGGTCACAATTGGAATAAGAAGCGAATCCTTGATTTGAGGAAGGAGAGATTTGATATACAGAAGACTACTTTAAAAACATATTTAATGTTTTGGATGGAAAACATGTTCAATCTTTTTGGCCTTGAGATTAATATGATTACGTTGCTTCTTGCAAGTTTTCTTCTGCTAAATGCTGTTTCTATACTGTATGTTGCATGTCTTTCTGCTTGTGTTCTCATTGGTCGGCGCGTAATTCGTAAATTGTGGCCAATAATTGTCTTCTTGTTTGCTTCCATTCTTGTGCTTGAATACTTTGCAATTTGGAACCATCTGATGTCATTAAATCCACAAGGCCCAGGTGGTACTGATTCACATTGTCACGATTGCTCGAGAATCTCAAACACCTATTTCCATTACTGCACAAAATGTTGGCTGG GACTTATAGTTGATGATTATCGCATGTTGATAAGCTATTTTGCTGTCTTCATGGTTGCGTGTTTCAAACTTCGAGCTGATCAGTTCTCCAGATTCTCGGGATCATTTACATATCGACAAATGATATCTCAGCGTAAAAATGCTTTTGTTTGGAGGGATCTTTCTTTTGAAACCAAAAGCATGTGGACTTTTATTGATTATCTGAGGCTTTACTGCTATTGTCATTTATTGGATCTTGTGCTTGCTTTGATACTGATCACAGGAACGCTCGAGTATGACATGCTGCATCTTGGTTACCTTGCTTTTGCTGTAATCTTTTTCCGCATGAGACTTACAATACTTAAGAAAAAGAACAAGATTTTCAGATTTTTGCGCATATACAACTTTGTTGTGATTGTGTTATCACTCGCATATCAATCTCCTTTTTTGGGTGATTACAATACTGGTAGATGTGAAACAAGGGATTACATATACGAGGTGATTGGATTTTACAAGTATGACTACGGCTTTCGAATAACCTCAAGATCTGCTTTGGTTGAGATTGTCATCTTTCTTCTGGTATCGTTGCAGTCATATATGTTCTCCTCTCCCGAGTTTGATCATGTCTTTCGATATCTCGAAACTGAACAAATTGGTGCTGTGGTACGTGAGCAAGAAAAGAAAGCAGCATGGAAGACTGCGCAACTACAACATATTCGTGAAAATGAAGAGAAGAAACGTCAGCGGAACTTGCAAGTGGAGAAGATGAAATCTGAGATGCTTAACCTACAAATCCAGCTTCACAGTATGAACTCAGCTGTTGGTTGTGGTGACATTTCTCCAGGCAGTGAAGGCTTGAGAAGGAGGACTACATTTAATATCGTTAAAGATGCTGGAAAACCTGATTTTGAAGAAGACTTACCTGCAACACAAGGAATAAACACTTATGAAGACATAGTCTATCCTTCTGAACCAAATGAATCTCCGACAAGCGCAAGAACTGAAAGTCCATGGGCAGGGGCTTTCACTAAGCATTTTATGGGATCTCCTGTTAATGAAATCACAGAACTTGAAGCGGATGATAGAGTTAATGAACATATGGATTTggataaagaaaagaaaaagaaattccaAGGAAAGGATAATGCATTAAGTTCGGCTGTACAATTGATTGGTGATGGTGTTTCCCAAGTACAAACCATTGGAAATCAGGCTGTCAACAACCTTGTGAGCTTCTTGAACATTGGTGATGAGGAATCCGATTTAAATGTTCCTTTCTCTGCCGAAGATGGAGTAGTCAAGGAGACAGAAAACCAAAATATGAAGTATGTTAGCTTTGATCGTTCACATTCCCTGCAGTCTGACAAGAGCAGAGCTTTTTCTGATACAACAAAGCTACAGATAGGAAGAATTTTTCAGCATCTATGGTTCCAGATGCGATCAAATAATGATGTTGTATGTTATTGTTGCTTTCTTCTTATCTTTCTTTGGAATTTCAGCATTCTTTCTATGGTATATCTTGCCGCACTCTTCTTATATGCTCTGTGTATAAATACTGGGCCAAGCTACATCTTTTGGGTTGTTATGCTCATATACACTGAAATATATATATTGGTTCAGTATTTGTATCAGATCATCATCCAACATTGTGGTTACAACATCCAGTCAACCCTTCTTCAGGAGATAGGGTTCCCCACGGAACCAATAACATCTTCGTTTGTTATAAGTCTGTTGCCTCTTTTTCTGGTATACTTATTTACCCTTCTGCAGAGCTCTATAACAGCCAAGGATAGTGGCTGGATGTCCTGGTCAGAATTTACTACTTTAAAGGGGAGTGATAGTTATCAGAACGATATTCATTTGACTTCTAGCTGGCATAGTAGGGTGTATAAGATGGTTCAGCCTGCAATTGGCATGGTAAAAATGGTAGCGAAAAACTGTACAAGGTATGTACAGTCTCTGACACGAGAGGCTGAATCTCCTCCTTACTTGGTACAGTTGTCTGTGGATGTCCACTTGTGGCCAGAAGATGGAATCCAGCCAGAGAGAATTGAATCGGGACTAAATCAACTTTTGAAGATGGTGCACGATGAGAGATGCAGAGAAGATAACCCAAAAGCTTGCCCTTGTGCTAGCCGCGTTCAAGTTCAAAGCATTGAAAAAAGTATGGATGATTCTAATGTTGCTTTGGCTGTTTTTGAGGTGGTATATGCCAACTCATGGAGAGAATGTGATCCAGAGGAAAGATTCAAGTCTCTAACTCCAGCTGCTGATGTAGCAAAAGAAATTCTCATAGCACAAAAAAATGGAATTTCCGAGCAAATTGGCTTTCCATACTCAATACTTTCTGTTATTGGGGGAGGCAAAAGAGAAGTCGATCTTTACGCCTATATATTTGGTGCAGATTTGTCTGTGTTCTTTTTGGTTGCCATCTTTTACCAGTctgttattaaaaataaaaaagaatttcTAGATGTTTATCAGCTGGAAGATCAATTTCCGAAGGAGTTCGTATTTATGTTAATG ATTATCTTCTTCTTGATAGTACTAGATCGTGTCATATACTTGTGTTCCTTTGCGACAGGAAAAGTGATCTTCTACCTTTTCAACCTCATTCTCTTTACATATTCAGTTACGGAGTATGCTTGGCAGATGCAGCCATCACAGGAAAGTACTACAGGTTTGGCACTTCGTGCTATATATGTGACAAAGGCAGTTTCTCTGGCACTGCAAGCCATTCAAATTCGATATGGGATTCCCCATAAAAGCACCTTATACAGACAGTTTTTGACCAGCAAAGTTTCTCGAATCAACTACTTGGGATACAGGCTGTATCGTGCCCTGCCATTTCTTTATGAATTACGATGTGTGCTTGATTGGTCATGCACAACCACATCCCTGACGATGTACGATTGGCTGAAG CTGGAGGATATCAACGCGAGCCTGTACCTTGTCAAAAGTGATGCAGTTTTGAATAGATCTGGACACAAACAAGGAGAGAAGCAGACTAAAATGACCAAATTTTGCAACGGGATATGCTTGTTCTTCATATTAATTTGTGTTATTTGGGCTCCCATGCTG ATGTACAGCAGTGGTAATCCGACAAATATTGCAAATCCTATTAATGATGCAAGTGTTCAGTTTGATATTAAGACGGATGGAGGAAGATTAACTTTGTACCAGACAACTCTCTGTGAAATAATTCCATGGGATAAGATAAAAAATGTCTCTAATCTTGACCCGGATGGTTACCTGGATGCATATGACGACAATGATATTCAATTAATTTGTTGCCAAGCTGATGCTAGTTCCTTGTGGCTTGTCCCTGATGTTGTGCAGAAGAAATATGTTCAATCTCTTTTCAGCAACATGGAAATTAGGTTCTCGTGGGTACTAACCAGGGATAGACCAAAAGGCAAGGAACTAGTGAAATTCGAGAGAATAGTCGATCAATTTGATCTCCCAAAAGCATGGGAGATCGAGGAAGTTTTTAATGGTTCCACTGACAGCTTCAGGACATATAACCTGTATCCAAGAAAATTCCGTGTTACTGGTGCTGGTGATGTCAGACCTTTTGAGCAAGAG GTGGATGATGTGAGCGGAGATCTTGTACTGAATCATGGAAATCCTGAGTGGTGGTCATTCCACGATGTCTATTCTCCAGCTGAAAAAAGTTGTGGAGACTTGACTGGGCCTATGGCCATTATTATATCAGAGGAAACGCCAC AGGGCTTTCTTGGCGAAACTCTCAGCAAATTCAGTATATGGGGTCTCTACATCACATTCGTGCTAGCAGTTGGCCGGTTTATTAGACTTCAGTGTGCTGATCTGCGAATGAGAATACCGTACGAAAATCTTCCTTCCTGTGACAG GTTGATTGCAATTGTTGAAGATTTATACGCAGCAAGAGCAGAGGGTGAGCTGGGGGTTGAGGAGGTTCTGTATTGGACGGTGGTCAAGATATACAGGTCACCTCACATGTTGCTCGAGTATACAAAGCCCGATTAG